The following nucleotide sequence is from Planctomycetota bacterium.
CGAGAGCGACGTGCTCGAGGGCCAGATGTGCATGGAGCTCAGCCCGCTGATCATCTACCCGATCATCGATCGACTGCTGGGGGGCACCAGCCAGGACCTGTTCATCCCCCAGCGGCCCATGACGCTCATCGAGAGCCGGCTGATCGGCAACGTCACCACGCGGGGCCTCGAGGCGCTCAGCGAGGCCTGGGCGGGCGTCAAGGAGATGAATTTCCACGTCACCGCGACCGAGAGCAACCCGCAGCTGGTGCAGATCGTGCCGCCTAACGAGGTCGTGGTCGTGGTGGGCTTCGAGATCAAGATGTCCAACCGTGCGGGCACCATGAGCCTGTGCATCCCCTACAACGTCATCGAGCCGGTCATGGACGCCGTCAGCGACCAGACGTGGTTCAGTTCGGGCCAGGCCAGCCGCATCCCGGGCGTCAGCACCCGCCTGAACGAGTCGCTCTCGGCGGCGCCGGTGTCGGCGGCGGCGGTGCTGGCCTACAGCACCATGAGCCTGCAGGACCTCTCGAGCATGGCCGAGGGCGACTTGATCCTGACCGAAACCAAGTCGGAGCGGGACGTGGTCTTCTGCGTCGAGGGCCAGCGGAAGTTCCTGGCCCGCATCGGCCAGTGCCGCGATCACCGCGCCGTGCAGATCGTGCGGCCGGTCACGCCCAAGGACCGCTTCTGACGGGATCGGCTGGGGCTGGTCGGCCGCGCTCGGTTGACACGATTCTGCCGCGTCCTAACATCTCCTTGCTATGAATCGCACCGGGATCGATCGCGGTCGGCTGTGCGTGCTCGCGACGCGAGCCGTGGCCGCATCGGTGCACTGGTCGATGCGTGGGTCGATGCGTGGGGATCGCCGCCGATGATGTGATCGTCCGGCACATCCCGACGCACCCGCGGTGTGCGGTTCGTGGCCGGGTCCGGGGCGCGTTGGGCGTCTCGTGGCCCGGGTTGCATTTTGGAGCCCGCCCCGCGGCGGGCGTCGGAGGACGCGGACGTTGAACGGCCCGGAAATGCTCAGGATCCTCGACTCGATCGCCCGCGACCGCAAGGTGGAGCGATCGGTGCTGATCCACGATCTCGAGCAGGCGATGGTGAGCGCGGCGCGGAAGCACTACGGCTCGCTGGACATGGAGGAGTTCGTCTGCACCGTCGATCCGCTGAGCGGCGAGATGTCGGTGACCCGCCACGGCGAGCCGCTGGAGCTGGACCCCGAGGGCCTGGGCCGCATCGCCGCCCAGACCTTCAAGCAGGTCATGATCCAGAAGTTCCGCGAGGACGAGCAGACGAGCCTCTACGACCGCTACCAGAACCGCGTGGGCCAGATCGTCACCGGCGCCGCCCAGCGATACGAGCGCGGCGGGCGGCTGATGGTCTCCCTGGACGCCGGCGAGGGCGAGATGCCCCGCCAGGAGCAGATCCCCGGCGAGCAGTTCGGCCCGGGCGACCGCGTTCGCGCGATGATCCTGGACGTCAAGCGGGACGGCACCGCCACCCGCGTGGTGCTCACTCGGGGGCATGAGGACTTCATCAAGCGGCTCTTCGAGGTCGAGGTGCCCGAGGTGGCCGAGCGGATCATCGAGGTCAAGGCGATGGCCCGCGAGCCCGGGCAGCGAACCAAGATCGCCGTCAGCTCGATCGACAGCCGCGTCGACGCGGTGGGCGCCTGCGTCGGCGTGCGGGGCAGCCGCATCAAGAACATCGTCGACGAGCTCAACGGCGAGAAGATCGACATCGTGCGATGGAACGAGTCGAGCCAAATCCTCATCCAGAACGCGCTCAAGCCCGCCGAGGTGGCCGAGATCAGCCTGTGCTTCGAGCTGGGACGCGCCACGGTGGTGGTCCGCGAGGACCAGCTGAGCCTGGCCATCGGCAAGCGGGGGCAGAACGTCCGCTTGGCGGCGAAGCTGACCGGCTGGGACGTGGACATCCTGACGCCCGAGGAGTTCACCAAGGGACTGGAGACCCTGTCGCAGACGCTGCAGGAGATCGAGCCCATCGACGAGCAGATGGTCGATCGCCTCGCGGCGCTGGGCATGATCAGCGTCTTCGACATCGTCGAGATCGGCGCCGACATGCTGGCGACCGAGCTGGAGATCTCCGCCGAG
It contains:
- the fliM gene encoding flagellar motor switch protein FliM — its product is MDILDQNEVDALLAAVGSGEVEDETHEVKIFSRHRKDFDEVEVRTYDFKRPERVSKDQMRSLQTLHEQFSRNFGASLSGFLRTIVEVKVATCDQMTYGEFISALPNPTSFNLIESDVLEGQMCMELSPLIIYPIIDRLLGGTSQDLFIPQRPMTLIESRLIGNVTTRGLEALSEAWAGVKEMNFHVTATESNPQLVQIVPPNEVVVVVGFEIKMSNRAGTMSLCIPYNVIEPVMDAVSDQTWFSSGQASRIPGVSTRLNESLSAAPVSAAAVLAYSTMSLQDLSSMAEGDLILTETKSERDVVFCVEGQRKFLARIGQCRDHRAVQIVRPVTPKDRF
- the nusA gene encoding transcription termination factor NusA, whose product is MNGPEMLRILDSIARDRKVERSVLIHDLEQAMVSAARKHYGSLDMEEFVCTVDPLSGEMSVTRHGEPLELDPEGLGRIAAQTFKQVMIQKFREDEQTSLYDRYQNRVGQIVTGAAQRYERGGRLMVSLDAGEGEMPRQEQIPGEQFGPGDRVRAMILDVKRDGTATRVVLTRGHEDFIKRLFEVEVPEVAERIIEVKAMAREPGQRTKIAVSSIDSRVDAVGACVGVRGSRIKNIVDELNGEKIDIVRWNESSQILIQNALKPAEVAEISLCFELGRATVVVREDQLSLAIGKRGQNVRLAAKLTGWDVDILTPEEFTKGLETLSQTLQEIEPIDEQMVDRLAALGMISVFDIVEIGADMLATELEISAEHAANAVELAAAKAKIVEEQQAREKEEAERRRQEEQARIAAGEDLLGPADAPDADSAAAAILAGGGATEAQAGSEPGTAGGETPAGEHSGGSGDSPGEAQGGAADNGESDGESRAAEILGS